One window of the Chitinophaga niabensis genome contains the following:
- a CDS encoding FecR family protein has product MTGKEDIITLLKQYEAGACSPEQKALLEKWFAERQASSGWRWSSEEERLLVQRLMRSQIEDQIFKKKKPEKRIFTLRKIAVAASVLLCCFAAAWIFRTGSTDKEVKRYYTEKAVKPGSKAARLTLSDGSEITLDDADTGMLFNKGGVKVSKLANGQLLYEAADAPFQNRNNTLSIPRGGQYRITLPDGTVVWLNSATSLTWPTAFTDKERVVTLSGEAYFDVAKNSEQPFKVRAGGAEILATGTSFNISAYEDEDQVSATLVEGGVNVTGPNGMVSLKPGQQATIFSGNNQMQKKDVDTDQALAWLQGNFLFEDQDIRSIMRNLARWYNLEISYEGKPNPMKFGGTYSRSKGLDELLKHLESLSGMRFSINNNKVTVLM; this is encoded by the coding sequence ATGACCGGTAAAGAAGATATAATAACCCTTTTAAAGCAATACGAAGCCGGTGCCTGCAGCCCGGAGCAAAAAGCATTGCTTGAAAAATGGTTTGCAGAAAGGCAGGCCTCTTCCGGCTGGCGATGGAGCAGTGAGGAAGAGCGTTTGCTGGTGCAGCGGCTGATGCGTTCGCAGATTGAAGATCAGATCTTTAAAAAGAAGAAGCCGGAGAAAAGAATATTCACGTTAAGAAAGATCGCAGTAGCAGCCTCTGTTCTACTGTGTTGTTTCGCTGCAGCCTGGATCTTCCGCACGGGCAGTACGGATAAAGAAGTAAAACGATACTATACTGAAAAGGCAGTTAAACCGGGTAGCAAAGCTGCCCGGCTGACACTCTCCGATGGATCTGAGATCACACTGGATGATGCGGACACAGGCATGTTGTTCAATAAAGGAGGTGTTAAAGTATCCAAGCTTGCCAACGGACAATTATTATATGAAGCAGCAGATGCGCCCTTCCAAAATCGCAATAATACGCTCAGCATTCCCCGTGGAGGCCAATACCGGATCACCTTACCGGACGGCACTGTAGTGTGGCTTAATTCCGCCACAAGCCTTACCTGGCCAACTGCATTTACAGATAAGGAACGCGTGGTCACACTCTCGGGAGAAGCTTATTTTGATGTGGCTAAAAACAGTGAACAGCCTTTCAAAGTCAGGGCCGGCGGGGCCGAGATCCTTGCAACCGGCACCAGTTTCAATATCTCCGCCTATGAGGATGAAGACCAGGTATCTGCTACACTGGTAGAAGGAGGTGTAAATGTAACAGGGCCGAACGGTATGGTAAGTCTGAAACCCGGTCAGCAGGCTACTATCTTCTCCGGCAACAACCAAATGCAGAAAAAGGATGTGGATACAGATCAGGCACTCGCCTGGTTACAAGGTAACTTCCTTTTTGAAGACCAGGATATAAGGTCTATTATGAGAAACCTGGCACGGTGGTACAATCTTGAAATCAGTTATGAAGGAAAGCCTAATCCTATGAAGTTCGGAGGCACCTACTCCCGCTCCAAAGGATTGGATGAATTATTGAAACATCTTGAATCACTGAGCGGCATGCGGTTCAGCATAAATAATAACAAGGTGACTGTTTTAATGTAA
- a CDS encoding two-component regulator propeller domain-containing protein: MRMRLFFLLGMMLCGVFKASSQQYTFRHYQVEDGLSHNTVWCAYQDSKGFMWFGTKDGLNRFDGNSFKIFRNNAEDSSSIGNNFIRCLFEDNKKRLWIGTDNGIYLYQPETEKFHLLPASNIAAVIWSIKSDSKGNIWFLIGEKIYQYNEQLNRVIPVFNNSREIITSLCIDAKDQVWFTANEQLKRYDPGKGTLTSFNIFSHSHPSEIKIINTILDCRNGKLLLGTTTQGIKIFDIPTGTYKDALLSNSDRTPVYVRDFVQINDNEYWVAAESGIYVYDLDKNTYTNLKKDYNNPYSLSDNSIYTLCKDKEGGLWAGTFFGGINYFPKQYAPFHKYFPNNNPCTLSGNAVREITQDKYGNLWIGTEDNGLNKLNPKTGEISHFLPGGKPGDISHSNVHGLLVKGNELWIGLFHHGIDVMNISTGKVIKRYTKANCNLNYNFILSIIQAQSGEILIGSQADLMQYDTVTKNFSHVKEVLENYNIHNVMQGRDGTVWIATHGQGLLYYNKASASGGRYRYDPLNRSSIGSNMVNSTFEDSRGILWVATEGGGICRLDRKQNKFIRYTTKTGWPSDYIFKILEDEQNKLWVSTGRGLVCFDPEKETLQLFTQAHGLLNDQFNYNSGYKDLEGNMYFGSVKGMIGFNPKAFIQDTFTPPLYITDFQISSKEATNKLREQGSRMISPEIKLAHNEASFSIDFAALSYTAPTMTQYAYIMKGLGNNWINTKSNKAHFTDLSPGTYTFAVKAAGNNGKWGEPVSLTISISPPFWASIWAYLFYMLTITAIVYYIARFYYKRIQEKKRIRLLQIEHERNIEIYQAKMNFLTNIAHEIRSPLTLIKGPLEKVIKQAIHIPAIAKNLARMEKSTNRLVNLTNQLLDFRKTEAKGFSLTFRKIDVAKLLEDTFFSFKPLAEQKHISFSLQPSPALHAYVDEEALNKILSNLFSNAIKYSQHSVKIRLLQPNTEYFIIEFSNDGYIIPASKKEKIFEPFFRLSENQHQEGTGIGLPLSRSLAELHGGTLYISDDVTSKNVFILKIPLIISTDNLISSHEI, encoded by the coding sequence ATGAGAATGCGCCTGTTTTTTCTACTGGGGATGATGCTCTGCGGTGTCTTTAAAGCATCTTCGCAACAATACACTTTTCGCCATTACCAGGTGGAAGACGGGCTTTCGCACAATACAGTATGGTGTGCCTACCAGGATAGCAAGGGCTTCATGTGGTTTGGTACAAAAGACGGACTGAACAGGTTTGATGGTAATTCCTTTAAAATTTTCAGGAACAATGCTGAAGACAGCAGCTCCATCGGAAACAATTTCATACGATGCTTATTCGAAGACAATAAAAAAAGGTTGTGGATAGGAACAGATAATGGCATCTATCTTTATCAACCCGAAACAGAAAAATTCCATTTACTCCCAGCCTCCAATATTGCAGCCGTTATATGGTCTATAAAGTCAGACAGCAAAGGCAATATCTGGTTCCTGATAGGTGAAAAAATATATCAGTACAATGAACAGCTTAACCGTGTAATCCCTGTTTTTAACAACAGCCGGGAGATCATCACATCACTTTGCATAGATGCCAAAGACCAGGTTTGGTTTACAGCAAATGAGCAACTGAAACGTTATGACCCCGGTAAAGGCACACTGACCTCCTTTAATATTTTCTCCCACTCCCATCCTTCGGAGATAAAGATCATCAACACCATTCTCGATTGCAGGAATGGAAAGCTTTTACTGGGTACAACAACACAGGGAATAAAAATATTTGACATACCAACAGGAACGTATAAAGATGCTTTACTTAGTAACTCAGACAGAACGCCTGTTTATGTGAGAGACTTCGTACAGATAAATGACAATGAATATTGGGTAGCAGCAGAATCAGGCATCTATGTATATGACCTGGATAAAAACACCTATACAAATCTTAAAAAGGATTACAACAACCCCTATTCATTGTCTGACAATTCCATATACACGCTTTGTAAGGACAAAGAAGGCGGTTTATGGGCAGGGACCTTTTTTGGCGGTATTAATTACTTTCCCAAACAATATGCCCCATTCCACAAATATTTCCCCAATAATAATCCCTGCACACTGAGTGGCAATGCCGTGCGTGAAATAACACAGGACAAATACGGCAACCTCTGGATAGGCACGGAAGACAATGGGCTGAACAAGCTTAATCCAAAAACCGGGGAGATATCCCATTTCCTGCCTGGCGGCAAACCGGGGGACATCTCGCATTCTAATGTTCACGGCCTGCTGGTGAAAGGCAACGAGTTATGGATAGGGCTGTTCCACCACGGAATAGATGTAATGAATATCAGTACCGGAAAGGTTATTAAACGGTATACCAAAGCAAACTGCAACCTGAACTATAATTTCATCCTTTCCATCATCCAGGCACAATCCGGGGAAATCCTCATAGGCAGCCAGGCAGATCTGATGCAATATGATACAGTTACTAAAAACTTCAGCCATGTGAAAGAAGTTTTGGAAAACTACAACATTCATAATGTGATGCAAGGCCGTGATGGTACGGTCTGGATAGCTACCCATGGCCAGGGGTTATTGTATTACAATAAAGCATCTGCATCAGGAGGCCGGTACAGATATGATCCTCTCAACAGATCAAGCATTGGCAGCAATATGGTGAACAGTACTTTTGAAGACAGCAGAGGCATTTTATGGGTGGCCACAGAAGGAGGCGGCATATGCAGGCTTGACCGGAAACAAAACAAATTCATCCGTTATACCACAAAAACAGGCTGGCCAAGTGATTATATCTTCAAGATCCTGGAGGATGAACAAAACAAACTATGGGTAAGCACTGGAAGAGGCCTGGTTTGCTTTGATCCGGAAAAAGAAACCCTTCAATTGTTTACGCAAGCACATGGTTTATTGAATGATCAGTTTAACTATAACTCGGGCTACAAAGACCTGGAGGGGAATATGTACTTTGGTAGTGTGAAAGGAATGATCGGCTTTAATCCCAAAGCTTTTATCCAGGATACATTTACGCCCCCGCTGTACATTACTGACTTCCAGATCAGCAGTAAGGAAGCAACTAATAAATTAAGAGAACAGGGATCCAGGATGATCAGCCCTGAAATTAAACTTGCTCACAACGAAGCTTCTTTCAGTATTGATTTTGCTGCACTGAGTTATACGGCCCCCACCATGACGCAATATGCGTACATCATGAAAGGCTTGGGTAACAACTGGATAAATACCAAAAGTAACAAGGCCCACTTTACTGATCTTTCCCCCGGCACTTACACCTTTGCCGTAAAAGCCGCCGGCAATAATGGAAAATGGGGAGAACCGGTATCCCTTACCATTAGTATATCTCCCCCTTTCTGGGCCAGCATATGGGCTTATCTATTCTATATGCTTACCATTACAGCTATCGTGTATTATATAGCCCGCTTTTATTATAAGCGTATCCAGGAAAAGAAACGGATAAGGTTATTGCAAATAGAACATGAAAGGAATATAGAGATCTACCAGGCAAAGATGAACTTCCTGACCAATATTGCGCATGAGATAAGATCTCCCCTCACGCTGATCAAAGGCCCATTGGAAAAGGTGATAAAACAAGCCATCCACATTCCTGCTATCGCTAAAAACCTTGCAAGAATGGAGAAGAGTACCAACAGGTTAGTCAACCTCACCAACCAGCTGCTTGATTTCAGGAAAACAGAAGCAAAGGGCTTTAGCCTCACCTTCAGGAAAATAGACGTAGCTAAATTGCTGGAGGATACCTTTTTCAGCTTTAAGCCCCTGGCAGAACAAAAACACATTTCATTTTCATTGCAGCCATCTCCCGCTTTACATGCTTATGTAGATGAAGAAGCCCTGAATAAGATCCTGAGCAACCTGTTCAGCAACGCCATAAAATATTCACAGCATTCCGTTAAGATCAGGTTGCTGCAGCCAAACACCGAATACTTTATCATCGAATTTTCGAATGATGGTTATATTATACCTGCCAGCAAAAAGGAGAAGATCTTTGAGCCCTTTTTCCGCCTGAGTGAAAACCAACACCAGGAAGGAACAGGCATCGGGCTGCCATTATCCCGGTCCCTGGCAGAATTACATGGAGGTACGCTTTACATTTCAGATGATGTTACCAGCAAAAACGTATTCATCTTAAAAATACCTTTGATAATATCTACAGATAACTTAATCTCGTCCCATGAAATATAA
- a CDS encoding response regulator, with protein MKYKILLVDDDADVLEFLTEELEENYTIYTASNGKSALTTLLTESIDLVISDVMMPQMDGFELCRNIKNTVSYSHIPVILLTAKNMLQSRIEGLDMGADAYIDKPFSPEHLRVQITNLFNNRARITQHFFQSPSADITSIAHSKSDQTFLEQLNQAIRSQMQDIDLDVEKLAKYMNMSRATLYRKISGISNMTPHELINTTRLKKAAELLVSGNYKIFEIADEVGFQSQANFAKLFLKQFGMTPTDYAKKNK; from the coding sequence ATGAAATATAAAATTTTGTTAGTAGACGATGATGCGGATGTGCTTGAATTCCTGACAGAAGAACTGGAAGAAAATTATACCATATACACCGCTTCCAATGGAAAATCTGCACTCACAACATTATTAACGGAATCGATAGACCTGGTTATAAGTGACGTGATGATGCCCCAGATGGATGGGTTTGAACTTTGCCGTAACATTAAGAATACGGTTTCCTACAGCCATATTCCTGTTATACTCCTTACGGCTAAAAACATGCTGCAATCGCGGATCGAAGGGCTGGATATGGGGGCAGATGCTTATATAGACAAACCTTTTTCACCGGAACATTTACGGGTACAGATCACCAACCTGTTTAACAATCGTGCCAGGATAACACAGCATTTTTTTCAATCCCCCTCTGCGGATATTACCAGCATTGCCCACTCAAAATCTGATCAAACCTTTCTGGAGCAATTAAACCAGGCTATCAGGAGCCAGATGCAGGATATAGACCTGGATGTTGAAAAGCTCGCCAAATATATGAACATGAGCCGGGCCACACTCTACCGGAAGATCAGCGGTATTTCCAACATGACGCCGCATGAACTGATCAACACCACCCGGCTTAAAAAGGCAGCAGAGCTATTAGTTTCAGGTAATTATAAGATCTTTGAAATAGCCGATGAAGTAGGGTTTCAATCACAGGCCAACTTTGCCAAACTTTTCCTTAAACAATTCGGCATGACGCCAACGGATTACGCCAAAAAAAATAAGTAA
- a CDS encoding TonB-dependent receptor has translation MKLSTLMLLIGFFQPRAEAEAQEVSLNIRNAPLAKVFNMLKKQTGYDFLYVSEELKRATPVTLQVTRKPLAEALKLCLTDQPLTFEIHNTTVLIKQKAEPPQQDKKVEGVVVDQKGEPIPGATVTAKGTKLGTTTDLQGKFSFSVPDNIAVIVVTYVGMKTVEVSTGQGLRVMLEATDEALNEVVVVGYGRLRKLSLTGSISSISNKDIITTRAPSLAVALAGKVPGLQIRQNNGTPGGFSTNINIRGMGTPMFVIDGVVRNEPTEFQKLNPEDIESITVLKDASAAIYGINSSNGVILVKTKSGTKGPLRVSYSGLAGVTRPTQHTKMMDVSQYWEIRNEDAFNSTGTPYFSSKQALEEAKALPYTNWYKEVFQQVAFQHQHNITIEGGTDKISTYTNIGYMTDNGLLRSGDIGYNKYSFRNGTTFQPNKYVKVELNLYGFTDYRKQPGTWDDAFFYLNKAAHGLIPSESVYANNNPLYYNRPRTFSDNPLQFSQRDIFGYGEWRDKFFQSFLAMTINVPNVEGLQLRFQGAYDGKTTIRTRVQKRAINYIYSATTDSYTPYNNYDPSIQEEAGTTTRLNFQGHILYNKQIAQHHNVGVVLVAEARQDNTRYLSGKRFYEGDLFTIDNIDRAPVTNQQTAGNTGVFKYASFIGRFNYDYRSKYLLEFAFREDGSYRYAPDKRWGFFPVISGGWRISEEPFLKNNTRVITDLKLRGSYGTTAQDAGNAFQFIPGYTSYNGYVLGDKFISGYTNAGLLNANLTWTTSKTADVGIDVSLWNGKLDFTFDLFRRNRTGLLATRAQALPNTFGAALPQENLNSDRTDGFEMSIGHKNRIGELEYGVSGNMYIGRTQMLYLERAPFRSSYDRWRNGAANRWQDIGWGYQVAGQYQNYDAIRNGVIETTSYGNSRTLPGDYMHLDVNGDGVINGKDQMPLFWNGQPKMGFGLNINASWRGLDFNMLWQGAGMYSLRYNEVLGRVLALDAANSPAFYYDRWHLADIYDPNSEWIPGKYPSTRRLDSDNGANYLESDIQRVDATYARLKNMEIGYRLPNSVLRFLGVSRFRCYVNLFNPLVICNSYLKSFDPEITDGNGFQYPLSKGYNFGVNLTF, from the coding sequence ATGAAACTTTCTACACTCATGTTGCTGATCGGTTTCTTTCAGCCAAGGGCGGAGGCAGAGGCCCAGGAAGTAAGCCTGAATATCAGGAATGCTCCCCTCGCCAAAGTATTTAACATGCTTAAAAAACAAACCGGGTACGACTTCCTCTATGTATCCGAAGAACTAAAACGAGCCACTCCCGTAACCTTACAGGTAACCCGCAAACCCTTGGCGGAAGCACTGAAGCTCTGTTTAACGGATCAGCCGCTCACATTTGAGATCCACAATACAACAGTGCTGATCAAACAGAAAGCGGAACCACCCCAGCAGGACAAAAAAGTAGAAGGTGTTGTAGTTGACCAAAAGGGTGAACCCATACCAGGCGCCACCGTTACGGCGAAAGGCACCAAACTTGGCACCACTACAGATCTGCAGGGAAAGTTCTCTTTCAGTGTGCCGGATAACATTGCCGTTATTGTAGTGACCTATGTAGGTATGAAAACAGTAGAGGTCAGTACCGGGCAGGGGCTGCGTGTTATGCTGGAAGCTACGGACGAAGCGCTCAACGAAGTGGTGGTGGTAGGATATGGAAGACTGCGGAAACTCAGCCTCACAGGGTCTATCAGCAGTATCTCCAACAAAGACATTATTACCACCCGCGCTCCTTCTCTTGCCGTTGCCCTGGCAGGTAAGGTACCGGGATTGCAGATCCGCCAGAACAATGGTACACCCGGAGGTTTTAGCACCAATATCAATATACGCGGCATGGGTACACCTATGTTTGTAATTGATGGGGTGGTGCGTAACGAACCAACAGAGTTTCAGAAACTCAACCCGGAGGATATTGAAAGCATCACGGTACTAAAAGATGCATCTGCCGCTATATACGGTATCAATTCCAGCAATGGTGTAATTCTTGTAAAAACAAAATCAGGTACCAAAGGCCCGCTGCGTGTTTCTTACAGTGGACTGGCAGGCGTTACAAGGCCAACACAGCATACGAAGATGATGGATGTGAGCCAGTATTGGGAGATCAGGAATGAAGATGCATTCAACTCTACAGGAACACCTTACTTTTCTTCAAAGCAGGCATTGGAAGAAGCAAAGGCCCTCCCCTATACCAACTGGTATAAAGAAGTATTTCAACAGGTAGCTTTCCAGCATCAGCATAATATCACCATAGAAGGCGGCACGGATAAAATATCCACCTATACCAACATAGGATATATGACTGATAACGGTTTGCTCAGAAGCGGAGATATCGGTTACAATAAATACTCGTTCAGGAACGGTACTACCTTCCAGCCTAATAAATATGTAAAGGTGGAACTGAACCTTTACGGCTTTACGGATTACCGCAAACAACCGGGTACCTGGGATGATGCATTCTTCTATCTGAATAAAGCTGCCCACGGGCTGATACCTTCAGAGAGTGTATATGCGAATAATAACCCGCTGTACTATAATCGTCCGCGTACATTCAGTGATAACCCGCTGCAGTTCTCCCAGCGCGATATTTTTGGTTATGGGGAATGGAGGGATAAATTCTTTCAATCCTTTCTTGCAATGACCATTAACGTTCCCAATGTAGAAGGCCTGCAACTAAGGTTCCAGGGAGCATATGATGGAAAGACCACTATCAGAACACGTGTACAGAAAAGAGCTATCAACTACATCTACTCTGCTACCACAGACAGCTACACGCCTTACAACAACTACGATCCAAGCATACAGGAAGAAGCGGGTACCACAACACGCCTGAACTTCCAGGGGCATATCCTCTACAACAAACAAATTGCACAGCATCATAATGTTGGTGTTGTACTGGTTGCAGAGGCACGCCAGGATAACACACGTTACCTGAGCGGCAAACGTTTTTATGAAGGCGATCTGTTCACCATCGATAATATAGACCGGGCACCGGTGACCAATCAGCAAACAGCGGGTAATACCGGCGTGTTTAAATACGCATCATTCATCGGGCGTTTCAACTATGACTACAGGAGCAAGTACCTGCTTGAGTTTGCCTTCCGTGAAGATGGATCATACCGGTATGCACCGGATAAACGATGGGGTTTCTTCCCTGTGATATCAGGGGGATGGCGGATATCTGAAGAACCTTTCCTGAAAAACAATACGCGGGTGATCACTGACCTGAAACTGAGAGGCTCCTATGGTACTACCGCACAGGATGCGGGTAATGCCTTCCAGTTTATTCCGGGTTATACGAGTTATAATGGTTATGTGCTCGGCGATAAATTTATCAGCGGGTATACCAATGCAGGGCTATTGAATGCCAACCTTACATGGACCACTTCCAAAACAGCAGACGTAGGTATTGACGTTAGTTTATGGAATGGCAAACTGGACTTTACATTCGACCTCTTCCGCAGGAACAGGACGGGCCTGCTGGCCACACGCGCTCAGGCCTTACCCAATACCTTCGGTGCCGCCTTACCACAGGAAAACCTGAACAGTGACCGTACAGATGGTTTTGAAATGAGCATCGGGCATAAGAACAGGATAGGTGAGCTGGAATATGGTGTATCCGGCAATATGTACATTGGCCGTACACAGATGCTGTACCTGGAAAGGGCACCTTTCCGCAGCAGTTACGACAGGTGGAGGAATGGAGCTGCTAACCGCTGGCAGGACATTGGCTGGGGCTACCAGGTTGCCGGGCAATACCAGAACTACGATGCGATACGCAATGGTGTGATAGAAACCACTTCTTATGGCAATTCCAGAACATTACCCGGCGATTACATGCACCTGGATGTAAATGGCGATGGTGTGATCAATGGCAAAGATCAGATGCCGCTCTTCTGGAACGGCCAGCCAAAGATGGGCTTCGGACTTAATATCAATGCAAGTTGGAGAGGCCTGGACTTTAATATGCTCTGGCAGGGAGCGGGTATGTATTCCCTGCGCTACAACGAGGTGTTAGGCAGGGTGCTTGCACTTGATGCTGCCAACTCACCTGCCTTCTACTATGACCGCTGGCATCTGGCAGATATATACGATCCTAACAGTGAATGGATCCCGGGGAAATATCCTTCCACACGCCGGCTGGATTCAGACAATGGCGCTAACTACCTGGAGAGCGACATCCAGCGGGTAGATGCTACCTATGCCCGTTTGAAGAATATGGAAATAGGTTACAGATTACCGAACAGCGTTTTACGGTTCCTGGGTGTTTCAAGGTTCAGGTGTTATGTAAACCTGTTCAATCCACTGGTGATCTGCAACAGTTATCTTAAAAGTTTTGATCCCGAGATCACTGATGGGAACGGATTCCAGTATCCGCTTTCAAAGGGCTACAACTTTGGCGTAAACCTAACCTTTTAA
- a CDS encoding RNA polymerase sigma factor, which yields MCSVEETGFIQFLSSGDDKAFSELYDRYWEPLFGYVMHVLQDKEDSMDIVQDTFITVWQQRTSLGNVQSFKAYIFSIARYKALGYIRMNIRKRDYLSSLLNFLQAHDESPEELMINGELQSIINTEVANLPPKMREVFLLSREQRLSYREIAAKLNISDKTVKKQISNSLKLIRLKMEGDLPSALLLLILLKSL from the coding sequence ATGTGTTCGGTTGAAGAAACTGGGTTCATTCAATTCCTGTCTTCAGGAGATGACAAGGCTTTTTCTGAGCTGTACGATCGTTACTGGGAGCCGCTTTTCGGCTATGTAATGCATGTACTCCAGGATAAGGAAGACAGTATGGATATTGTGCAGGATACTTTTATTACCGTATGGCAGCAACGCACCTCCCTGGGTAATGTGCAGTCTTTCAAAGCTTATATTTTTTCTATTGCCCGGTATAAAGCGCTGGGGTATATCCGGATGAATATCCGGAAAAGAGACTACCTGTCCTCCCTCCTGAACTTTTTACAGGCGCATGATGAAAGTCCGGAGGAACTGATGATCAACGGGGAATTGCAATCTATTATTAATACTGAAGTGGCCAACCTTCCTCCCAAAATGAGGGAGGTTTTCCTGTTAAGCCGCGAGCAGCGGCTTTCTTACAGGGAGATAGCAGCAAAGCTGAACATCTCCGATAAAACGGTAAAAAAACAGATCAGTAACTCCCTGAAACTCATCCGCCTTAAAATGGAAGGAGATCTTCCTTCTGCCCTACTGCTGTTAATACTGCTGAAAAGTCTCTGA